Proteins from a genomic interval of uncultured Methanocorpusculum sp.:
- a CDS encoding inorganic diphosphatase, translating to MDSEKEEGIDILEKDFRGKACANKPEVKSVFGKNVFVTLDRPLGSYHPKHKDMYYPINYGYIEGIIAPDGEEQDAYILGIDVPVKTFMGKIIAVIHRNDDIEEKWVVCPENMNFSEEEIRKLVDFQEKYFDSHIRMK from the coding sequence TTGGATTCTGAAAAAGAGGAAGGTATAGATATTCTTGAAAAAGATTTTAGAGGGAAAGCATGTGCGAATAAACCAGAGGTAAAATCAGTGTTTGGTAAAAATGTTTTTGTCACCTTAGACAGACCACTTGGATCCTATCATCCAAAACATAAGGATATGTATTATCCTATAAATTATGGTTATATTGAAGGCATTATAGCTCCTGATGGTGAGGAACAGGATGCATATATTTTAGGAATAGATGTTCCTGTGAAAACGTTTATGGGAAAAATCATTGCTGTAATACATAGAAATGATGATATTGAAGAAAAATGGGTGGTTTGTCCAGAAAATATGAACTTTTCTGAGGAAGAGATTAGGAAACTGGTTGATTTTCAGGAGAAGTATTTTGATTCTCACATTAGAATGAAATGA
- a CDS encoding DUF4143 domain-containing protein translates to MSGSLLGIALAKPLSFPVGKVTFLTLYPMNFSEFLLAKGEEYLYNYLNELDFDEKISPPLVDEITGYYRDYILVGGMPEAVNTWVLTHDVGKVDTILTEILNSYEFDFAKHAPSTDYPKLSGIWKAIPSQLAKENRKFIYSKVMTGGRSRNMSDALQWLVDAGLVYKIDRVERPDYPLAVTADRSYFKVYLCDVGLLRRMSRFAIEGFFADAPEFSVMRGVITENFVLTELISGNGEIPYYWKSGNTAEVEFVVQHGVDIVPVEVKAGIHTSSKSLSVYREKYHPRIALRMSLKNVGVTDDSFGRFVSLPLYLAGKATKYFH, encoded by the coding sequence GTGTCAGGTTCACTCCTTGGGATCGCTCTTGCAAAACCCCTCTCCTTTCCAGTAGGAAAAGTTACTTTTCTTACCTTGTATCCAATGAATTTTTCAGAGTTTCTTTTGGCAAAAGGGGAGGAATATTTGTATAATTATTTAAATGAACTGGATTTTGACGAGAAAATATCCCCGCCTCTTGTTGATGAAATTACCGGGTATTATCGCGATTACATTCTGGTGGGTGGAATGCCGGAGGCGGTCAACACCTGGGTTTTGACCCATGATGTCGGGAAAGTTGATACTATACTTACTGAAATACTGAACAGTTACGAATTTGATTTTGCAAAACATGCCCCCTCCACAGATTATCCAAAATTGTCAGGTATCTGGAAGGCGATCCCATCCCAATTAGCCAAGGAGAACAGAAAGTTTATTTATTCCAAGGTTATGACCGGAGGCAGGTCCCGAAATATGAGTGATGCTCTGCAGTGGCTTGTTGATGCCGGTCTTGTATATAAGATAGACAGGGTCGAAAGACCGGATTATCCGCTTGCAGTGACGGCTGATCGCTCGTACTTCAAGGTATATTTGTGTGATGTTGGGCTTTTGCGTAGGATGAGCCGGTTTGCCATTGAGGGATTTTTTGCCGATGCACCGGAGTTTTCTGTAATGAGGGGGGTGATCACAGAAAATTTTGTTCTTACTGAGTTGATTTCAGGTAATGGAGAGATACCGTATTACTGGAAGTCAGGAAATACGGCAGAAGTTGAGTTTGTTGTTCAGCATGGTGTCGACATCGTGCCTGTTGAAGTGAAGGCAGGGATACACACATCATCAAAGAGTCTTTCTGTGTATCGGGAGAAGTATCATCCAAGAATCGCTTTACGTATGAGTCTGAAAAATGTCGGCGTTACGGATGATTCTTTCGGAAGATTTGTTTCCCTGCCATTGTATCTGGCAGGAAAAGCGACGAAGTATTTCCATTGA
- a CDS encoding SDR family oxidoreductase — protein sequence MQYLITGGAGFIASHIAEELIRQNHDVVLINDMSAGCAKNINPDAEFIEGSITNQTQLAEICKTHSFEGIFHLAAVASVQKSIEDPLLVHEVNATGTLNILNAAKEHGIRKVVLSVSAAAYGDNPVFPKREDMLPEPLSPYAVSKIAGEMYCRNFADLFGVETTALRYFNVFGPRQDPNAEYAAVIPKFTEKIVKGQKPVIFGDGNQTRDFVFVKDVVLANMLAMNSHTCGTFNIVTGIQTSLNDLAGMIMRAAGVSCDIIYEAPRPGDIRYSVADISKAKQELGYAPKYSIEDGIKETVEYFKALL from the coding sequence ATGCAGTACCTCATCACAGGCGGCGCCGGCTTCATCGCATCCCATATCGCAGAGGAACTCATCCGTCAGAACCATGACGTTGTTCTGATCAACGATATGTCGGCAGGGTGCGCCAAAAATATCAACCCTGACGCAGAGTTCATCGAAGGATCGATCACCAACCAGACCCAGCTCGCCGAAATCTGCAAAACCCACAGCTTCGAAGGGATCTTCCATCTTGCGGCGGTCGCAAGCGTCCAGAAATCCATCGAAGATCCGCTCCTCGTCCACGAGGTCAATGCAACCGGGACACTCAATATCCTCAACGCCGCAAAAGAACACGGCATTCGAAAGGTCGTCCTTTCGGTGTCGGCCGCGGCATACGGCGACAACCCGGTGTTCCCAAAAAGAGAGGACATGCTGCCCGAGCCTCTCTCGCCTTATGCGGTCTCAAAGATCGCTGGTGAGATGTACTGCAGAAACTTTGCCGACCTCTTCGGCGTCGAGACCACGGCTCTTCGATACTTCAATGTCTTCGGCCCGCGTCAGGACCCGAACGCCGAGTATGCGGCCGTCATCCCGAAGTTCACCGAAAAAATCGTCAAAGGCCAAAAGCCGGTCATCTTCGGCGACGGAAACCAGACCCGCGACTTTGTCTTCGTGAAAGACGTCGTTTTGGCCAACATGCTCGCAATGAACTCGCATACATGCGGGACATTCAACATCGTGACCGGCATCCAGACCTCGTTAAATGATCTTGCTGGAATGATCATGCGTGCAGCCGGCGTCAGCTGCGATATAATCTATGAAGCGCCAAGACCGGGCGACATCAGATACTCGGTCGCCGACATCTCAAAGGCAAAACAGGAACTGGGATACGCACCGAAGTACTCGATCGAAGACGGAATCAAAGAAACGGTCGAATACTTCAAAGCTCTCCTTTGA
- a CDS encoding AAA family ATPase, with protein MYRHIYQDLLLWKEGETRKPLILKGVRQCGKTWLLKTFAAEHFEDVAYFNFEGNDSLQVCFTRDMNTERILKELGQIRRKSIDLKKTVVIFDEIQFCPAALTSLKYFFENMPELPIMCQVHSLGSLLQNPSPFQ; from the coding sequence ATGTATCGGCACATCTATCAGGATCTTCTTCTATGGAAAGAAGGGGAGACACGAAAACCGCTCATACTCAAAGGTGTTCGTCAATGCGGGAAGACTTGGCTACTCAAAACATTTGCTGCAGAACATTTTGAAGATGTTGCATACTTCAACTTTGAAGGAAACGACTCTCTGCAGGTATGTTTTACGAGAGATATGAATACAGAACGCATACTCAAAGAGCTTGGTCAGATCCGGCGCAAATCGATCGACCTGAAAAAGACGGTTGTCATATTCGATGAGATTCAGTTTTGTCCGGCAGCCCTTACTTCTCTCAAATATTTCTTTGAAAATATGCCGGAGTTGCCAATTATGTGTCAGGTTCACTCCTTGGGATCGCTCTTGCAAAACCCCTCTCCTTTCCAGTAG
- a CDS encoding glycerol permease, which yields MNAAAYDAIIAEITGETNPLGLAEVELGKQTYKTYVGYFDPNTSEMNGKVQVTAYTRAEYDAAITALTGSADLKTAFGNGGSAETSEIGTEATWNVRISCVLGTDSFQLSLNRDSMTVSGYADDATLAAVDAWADTKTALN from the coding sequence TTGAACGCCGCCGCGTATGATGCGATCATCGCAGAGATCACAGGCGAGACAAATCCCCTCGGTCTTGCCGAAGTCGAGCTTGGGAAGCAGACCTACAAGACATATGTCGGCTACTTCGACCCGAACACCAGCGAAATGAACGGCAAGGTCCAGGTCACGGCATACACGCGGGCCGAGTATGACGCGGCCATCACCGCCCTTACCGGCAGTGCGGATCTTAAGACCGCATTTGGAAACGGCGGCTCAGCAGAGACCTCTGAGATCGGCACCGAAGCAACGTGGAACGTCAGGATCTCCTGCGTTCTCGGCACGGATTCGTTCCAGCTCAGTCTTAACCGGGATTCGATGACGGTTTCCGGTTACGCCGACGACGCCACCCTTGCAGCAGTCGACGCCTGGGCAGACACGAAGACGGCCCTGAACTAA
- a CDS encoding nucleotidyltransferase family protein, whose amino-acid sequence MTEYQSIKEDVLAKLEAHLPELRERFGIETIGIFGSVSRGEDTPESDVDVLYTFRPGESTLANLVSLGAYLEEHFGRKVDLIAERSLSPYIRSEVIAEVVMV is encoded by the coding sequence ATGACTGAATACCAAAGCATCAAAGAGGACGTCCTCGCAAAACTGGAAGCTCATCTCCCTGAACTACGTGAACGGTTCGGCATTGAAACGATCGGGATATTCGGCTCGGTCTCGCGGGGTGAGGACACCCCAGAATCGGACGTTGATGTACTCTATACATTCAGACCGGGAGAATCGACACTTGCCAATCTGGTTTCCCTTGGTGCCTATCTGGAAGAACACTTCGGGAGAAAAGTTGACCTGATAGCAGAACGTTCTTTAAGTCCCTACATACGATCTGAAGTCATCGCAGAAGTGGTAATGGTATGA